A section of the Acanthochromis polyacanthus isolate Apoly-LR-REF ecotype Palm Island chromosome 13, KAUST_Apoly_ChrSc, whole genome shotgun sequence genome encodes:
- the il12a gene encoding interleukin-12 subunit alpha → MSDTVAINSKAETVLACAPTLEQTSGCTGQRSSSFSENECRSNITKDLAHYDALIQSYLNSSLKSPEKEAKLLNPTLGIVKSLRENCSLKADEDDDSTEEDVAQTWDAGSFNNRQEMCKMMRGFYVRTITINRAMGYISAGDYKK, encoded by the exons ATGTCTGATACTGTGGCCATAAACAGTAAAGCAGAGACTGTGCTGGCCTGCGCACCCACTCTGGAACAG ACCTCCGGCTGCACTGGGCAAAGAAGTTCATCCTTCAGCGAG AATGAATGTCGGAGCAACATCACCAAGGACTTGGCCCACTATGATGCTCTGATTCAGTCGTACCTCAATTCTTCACTCAAGAGTCCCGAGAAAGAAGCTAAACTTCTGAACCCAACTCTGGGGATAGTAAAGAGCCTGAGAGAG AACTGCTCCCTGAAGGCGGATGAAGATGACGACTCTACAGAG GAGGATGTTGCCCAGACGTGGGACGCTGGTTCCTTCAATAACCGGCAAGAGATGTGCAAGATGATGAGGGGCTTCTATGTCCGAACCATCACCATCAACCGAGCCATGGGCTACATCTCTGCAGGGGACTACAAGAAGTAA